A segment of the Rattus norvegicus strain BN/NHsdMcwi chromosome 16, GRCr8, whole genome shotgun sequence genome:
tgtgtgtgtgtgtgtgtgttggtctttGGGTCATCTGTCATTCCAGTAGAAGAGAAAAGCTCATTAAAACTACATGTGTACttatacacagaaatacacacacacacacacacacacacacacacacacacacacacacacacacacacacacacagtttgttgCTGTTATTGGTAAATACTTAATAGAATGATTCCTTATGGCTTTTCAGgtgtccttatttttatttttctgacctcCCTCCTTTATCTATCTCCTTCCCTAAAAGtgtccccagcccccacaccttTTCACATTTCTATCAGATCACTGAATCTTTGGTTACTTTTAACTAAATCAAAGTTTAAAATCTTCAGGGAGGCTTCATATACTTCACATCTGGTTACCATAATGCTGAAGGTATTAATAAATACTTTGACTTCAGAAGAAAACCACCCCAAAGGTTGAGGCATAGCTTTCAGTGTTAGCAGGTCAGCTATTTGTAACTGAAGTGAGGCAGCCCAGTATGAAAACTACCACTTGGCACTTTCTTTCAAAATGCCATTCATGGTCTTTCACAGTATGTGGGCAGGATCATACAACATGGTCAGTTTCAGAAGAGCAACTCAGCTTGATGTTCTCTTGAATGAACTGAGGCTGACTTTTAGCCTTCAGTGGTCTGTTAAGAGATGAGAAACCCATACAGATGAACTGGGGTGGGTGCTAAACAGAACCCAATTTCCACAGAAACCTCGTTCTGGGAGAGATTGCTGCCTGTTTTGACTTAAACATATCGTATGCACCCATTGAAGAAATCAGCCCACCCCATCTGATACTTGAGGAATAGGATTAGAGATGCCTGTTtgaagtttctttttccttttaagaaaatTAGTAGGTATACTTAAAAGGGTTACCCATGCTATTATTTTCGGACTCCTGGGGTTGAGGTAAAGTAGCTTATGGGTTAGAACACTTGTGTGCCACGAGTATGTCTCTAGGTTCAATCTCTAACCCTGAACCCACCTGTCAAACAGAATCTAATCcaaaaatttacaaatatattttaaagtgccAGTTGATAACCTGCTGTTTCTCTCAGCACTTCCTTTTCCTCTGGAAGGAAGTCTGAGATCAGCTCAGGGCACTCTGAGGTGTTAGCATTCACGGCCCTGTTCTTCCTTACAGTTTGAGGTGCTACAtggtcctccatcatcataaaaCAAACTAGAACCCCAGGAgtgttattttatgttttctaaagCAAAAGTGGTTTGAAAAGCAGGACTTGGGGTTcaggatgcagctcagttggtagagtgcttgtctagacTGAGGCCCTGGGCTCCACCATCAGTTCTGCAAGTTCTGCATACACTGGTGCattctgggaggtggaggcaggagcattCAAGGATTaagacaaggaaaggaaaatattaaattaaaaagatgCATGAGTATATGAAAATTTGATTGGTAGTTTTCTTTGAGATCTGTACTGTTCAGACTTTGAGACCAAACAGTAAGTAAAATCTGTACATTAAGCTACATGAAGCTGGGTGCAGtggcacacctttagttccagcatttgggagacaaaggcgggcggatctctctgagttcaaggccagcctagtctacagagtgagttctagaacagccaaggctatacagagaagccctgtctcaaaaaagcaaaagagaaaatacTCAAGATTACGTTTTCCATATAGATTAGTTCTGCTGTTTTTGTTAACTACTGCCCTGTCTACACACATGTTGCTAAGAATATTGTTCAGGCTGCTTTTATTACAATAAAGAATAAAGTTAGAAAATATTTACACGTGACGgtatttccttttacttttggtGCTGGAGATGAACTGGGGACTGCACACACCAAGCCCAGGCTCTCCCACTGTCTCCAGCTCCACACTGTATGAAACATGGAGAACGTGCAGACCGGGCATTAAGTAAGCAGCTTCCCCACGGAACACAGGAATGCTACTTCAAACTCCTGGTCGGAAAACCTGCTCAGAGATGCTCTAGCAGTTTCCCTGATTCGAAGTCTCTTttctggggacagagagagaatatgggCCATGGTTTCAGCATAGCCTTCTTCACTCTCAGCCAGAAATCCAGTTATCTGTCCTTCATGAGGAATGACGATGTCAAGCTTTGGGCCTCCGGAATTGTGTGCGAGGATAATTGTACCAGCCGCCATACACTCGACAACTCCTgagagggaaaaacaaaaaccagacctTTAAGTTTGATTAACATGATACAACATAAAATGATGttaagggctgtgtgtgtgtgtgtgtgtgtgtgtgtgtgtgtgtgtgtgtgtgcgcgcgtgcacgtgcgtgcgcgcgcgcctgCCTCTGAATGGACCTGTGGAGGCCATGAGTTGACTTCAGCTCGCTCTACTGCTCTCCACTCATTGTGGAGACACTCACTGATTTGGAATCTATACTCGCTGGCCAATGAGCTAATGATCCACTGGACCAGTTGATCTCCACCTGTGGGTCACAATCCCTGTGGATTAAAGGACTCTTTCacgggttgcctaagaccatcagaaaacaggtatttacattatgattcacaatagtagcaaaattagtattatgaagtagcaacaaaaatgattttatggctgggggttaCCATGACTGTAGTACTGTATTAATGGGTTGCAGCGTTACGAGGTTTGAGAACCGCTGCCCTAGACTCTCCAGCACTACCAGGAGTGGTAGTGGTGGGGTCAGAGGTGCGCTGCCACTGCTGCCTTTTACATGGGTCTGGGAATTGACCTAGGTCCTCATGCTGCACAGTGAGCACTTCACCCGGTGCATGGTTCCCTAGCATCTTGAGTCCTTGGGTGGACTCTACAGAGATGTTTTGTAAAGACAATACACTGGGCCGAGGGCggagctcagtgggtagagtgaaCCCTGGGTTTGAGGCACCACATAGAAACTCCATATGACTgtgcacacctacaatcccagccaTTGGAGATGCAGAAAGAGCGAGAGTTCGAGGTCATCACAGTcacatggcaagttccaggccaggctggactatgtgagaccctgtctcaaagaagggaAAAGATGAATACACTACACAAAGTAGAAGGCTAGACATTATTGCCAGGACGACAGAAGATTAACAAGAATCAGAAACAAGAGTGAGAAAACACCAAAAGTAAAGTTTTAAGAGGCCCAATAACAGCAGTAGGTAAATGTTAACAACCTTAGAGAACTAAAGTGCGCTATGCTCATAGGTGCACAGCTGTCTCAACAGTGTTCAGCCTCTCCCCGCTGTGCTCTCTCCATGCCCTCCCTAACAGAGCCAGCAGTGCTGCTCTCCTGCCACTGCTCAGCCTACCGTGCTTGGTTTCACCTGTGCTTCCTGTTCTCTGGCCACGCTGCTTTCCCTAGGTCACTGATAACCCCCTTCTTTCTCCAGTGCCAGCCTGGGGCCCAGCTGCCCTTTCTTTTTGTCACCAAATACCAGTTCCATGTTTCCAAATACACTCCACAACCATTTTCTGCAGCCCCCCTTTCTTCTGCCTGctcacctcttcctcctcagctcttTCCTGAGactcctcttgctctctttcccCCAGCCATCTTCACCACATCTGTAGCTGCCTGTGTCACTCTGTATTAGTCAGactacaaatatatttatatattaaaggaTATATGAGTGATTTATACCCTTAAGTAGAGGCCTCCAGAACAATATCATTTTATCAAAAGGACTGAAGAGTTTTGAAGGAGAATGTTTCTCAtaagttcatatatttgaatataaggTTTCCAGTGGATGGAACTGTCTGTggaggactaggaggtgtggcttgttggaggaggtgtgtcactgggggtgggccttgGCATTTCAAAAGACTCACACTATTCTCTGTACATTTCTCTCTGACTCCAACTTGTAGTTCAGGATGGAAGTTTTCAGCCACCGTGCACTTGTGCTGTTaccatggactctgaccccatgAAACCATGAGCtcctaatttttcttttcctaagttgccttggtcatgtttgtCATTCCTAATAACAGGAATGTTATTAGGACCTTATGCACATCTTGCGGTATCAAATAACttgttaaaacacaaaacaaaactcaccAATCCCAAAATGCTCATTCCACATGGTATGCAGACCGATTGTTGCTTCAGACAAGTAATTCTTCAATTCATCGaatgaaatgtttattttaaattccaCATTTTCTTGAACTCCCAAATTCTCAGACAGTCTTCTCAGTTGGTTTACTCTAAACTCATCATCTTTGTTGCGACATCCTCCAATAAGGACAAGTTTTAGAGAATGGCGGGACTCAGCTGCCTTCTCATTTAGCAACTTAGCAAAGGCTTTGATCTGCAAAGCATGATTCTTTTCCGGCCTGAACTGGCCAATGGAAACCAGTAAATGCCCTGGGGTCACCTTTTTCTCATGTAAAGGGATGTCCAGAAATGTCTGCACATCACAAGGTGGATAAACAATGTTAGTGCAATGCCCGACTTTCCACAGTGAGAGAATATGGTTTAGTGTCCATGAAGAATTAACCATGACTATGTCACTGCAAGATCCAACAAGGccataaacaaaagcaaataaatagtAGTAGATGAGCTTTGCTTTGCTGAGGAGAGCGTTTCTGCTAATGAAAGCAGCGTTATTAAATCCAGGATTTTGATTCTTCACCACAGACAGCATGTCTGTGCTGATAGTGGGATAGTGAACGTAGCTCCCAACTCGGCAACCTCCCACATATTTAAACAGAGGCAGTGTGAAGGCGTAGCCCATCGAATCGATGTACACATCGGGAACACGCTGCATCAGAGCTTCCCAGCCAAGAAGAATGGAGCCGAGACTTTGGCCTAGCAATGTGAAGTGAGGATAGCGAGAATCTTCCACAAGGTAGCGTTTCCTTAAGAAAACAAACTGCACTGGGTGAACCAACTTGATGTTAAACCTTCTGAAAGCACCTTCCAGTATCTGTTGACCACTGACATGAATGTCACCAGTATACACAACATAGACTGCATCAGGATACCTGGAATAAAATGTCATTAACACTTAACATTAAAATTAAGCCAAATGTTAAAATTTCCTTATACTCATAAGCAAACTGATTTCTGTACTAAAATGTTTTCTACCATTTTTCATTTATTGAGTTAAAACGGACTCCATCTCCTCTGGGCTCCTAGTCTCAATCTTTCAAATGAGGCCTGTGCTGAGTTCTGCGTGTCACCTGCAGATCTGTCTGTTGAAATCTGTCTCTAGTAGAAGGGCACTGAAAGGAAAGGGACTCGTAATGGGGGAACGGGGACTGAGTCTTCTTGTGCATGTGTCATATACACTGTACCCCTGAGCTACACTCAGACCCTCTGTGGTACCCTGGAGGAGGACTGAGGGAGTCTGTTCACCCCGTCACAGCAGGGAAGTGCAGCCAGCGGCAGTTACGCACAGAGTCACGTCCTCTGGCTCATGACTGTGGATTCCCAACCTCTGGCACCATGAGAGAGAAATCCCTGTAACCACCCAGCTGAAGGTATTTTGTTAGTTAGCTGAGGAGACTGATGCCATGTCTACCTATTTGCCATTCCTTCTCCTATGGGTTTAAATGGAGCGAACACCAACAGAAATTTCTGACATATTAATGAGAGGTTTGCATTTTTAGGACATattgaaagtgtttattttaaggAGTTTAGCTGTAGGGCACTTGCTCAACATACACAAGGTCCTGAGCTCAACCTTTAGCatcacaaaaaacaaataaagacatGGGTGGGGCCCTTACTTAATGCTTCTTCCTATAAACTggcaatgaaataaaacaaaaacctaagatCCCCTAAAGTTGTCTTGGGTTGGGATCATGTCTTTTTTAAGGtgtatttttacttatgtgtattgtctgtgactgtgtgagtATTGGCCACATGTATGTAACTACCTCTGGAAGGCAGGAGCAGGTATTAGATCTCTTAGGGCTAGAGTTAGGCAGCTGTCAACCTTCtgatgtgggtgccgggaactgacctcaggtcctctggaagagcaccaggcgctcttaactgctaagctaccCTCCCAGCCTGATAGAATCATAACTTTAAAGTACTACTTAGTATTCTCTCCTCTCACTTTTTAAcatctccctgcccccaaataTGTAAACTACATAATGAAGTTTAACTGGCTGGGGGCAGTTAATCACATTCCTTTAAGAAATTAATTCCTGATTCTAGAGACATGTCTTAGTGGCTAAGAGTACTCATCGTTCTTACAAAAgaccttggttcaattcccaggaccacatggtagctcataaggATCCTTTAACACATGTAGgtactaatacacataaaataaaaaggaatcaaATCTTTAGAAGTAACTTCCATAATAAGAAGTCCAGTTATACACATTGTTTCCTTGCTACCCCAATTTTCAGACTTCCTTAGCTACTTAACTAGTTCTAATATAACAACATCCTTTAAACACATTGTAAGTAACCTACGCACACAATTATACCCTGACTACTAACATAACAGTAAAACACTGGACTCGGACCAAGGCGATgattcagtggataaagcacATGCCGCCAAGTGTGAGGACCCGTTTGTATCCCGAGCCCTTATAAAGTGGCAGCCATGCGTGACCCCACCGctctggaaggcagagacaagtgggaCCTCTGGGCAAACTGCCGAGCTAGATTGGCAGGGATGCTGAGGTCCAGGTTCAGCTAGGGATCCTGCCTCAGCAAAAAGTAGAAagcaactgagaaagaaatccaaTACCAGCTACGGCTtctacatgcacaagcacacatgaaTACTCTCCCGAAACTGTATActtaattatttccttttttttttttggttaaaaatTGTAAacctttttcaattaaaaagcaTGCCAACTAAGTCAAAAATTTTGGCACTTAAGATAAttcaaggttgttctctaaggGAATCTGGGACTATGTTCTCACCTGGATAGGTTTCATACGGATATCagagatttatatattttataatactctttgaaaattattttcagcTGGGTCTAGTGTGCAcatcttaaatcccagcacttgggaggcaggggtttgaggccagcctggtctacagagtgtgttccaggacagccagagagctacacaatgagaccttgcctcaataaAACCAAGAACAAGTAGGTTATTTTTTCCTGACGTTACTATCCCCACTTGCTCTCACGTATACCATGCACTTATCATCCTCTCCAGCCCAACCAATCTCTTCTTCCCAGCAAGGCTTTCCCCTGCcctcttttgtctttttctggTGTGTGGGCATTTCATTAGGGTTGCCTGAGTGAGCACAGGTGGAGAGTTTTAAACAAAGGCAACTTCCTAGTGGCTACCGCACAAAGCACTATGCCTCCCCCAAGGCTTTTTCACTGATGGGTGGGGCGTTCCTCTCCATCCATCCTGAAGGGTCTTGGATGGATTTTGTTCATGTAGCTTAGTGTTTTTATCTGCAATAAAAGGAGGTTTTAAAAgctagcttttcttttcttccccctctgAGTGGTACTTCTTACGTTGCCCAGGCTGGATTATGACTCCTAGGTTCCAATGATCCTCCCAATTTAGACTCTAGGAAGTTGGGATAACAGCCCAGTAACACTGAAGTTTGTGTAAACTAAAATTTAGTCTGATCTTAGGAGGTAAGCAGCAGCGCGGGGGTTTTAGCTAAGAAAGATGCATACCTACTTTTTCTGCAGGGCTCTCAAAGCACACCACAgaactctctctcctcctccgCCTGCATTGCAGTATGGATGGAAAAATGCAACCACCATTTGATCTTTTCCATTTTTGCTGGTTGAGGCTGACTTTTTCTTCCTCTGTAGATGTCTCCTGATAACCCAAAGGCCAATGACCAAATATACGCACAGAACTCCACATATAATTAGTCCAGGAAAGAAGAGTgaataaaaaaatctgaaataaataaaaggtgaaaaaaaaatcaacctgttgttaatttaaaaattcagcTACAAATTAAGGTTTACTTTTTATACATTCGCTTAATATTAAGTATCAGAGAGAATTTCTCTAAGTCTGGTAACGaaatattcaaattatttttttccttgagtggTAGTGATGATTGAGGTGATTCAGggcctcatacatgctaggcaaacacttgGTTCCTAGCCAATATATACCCATATTTAAACAAGATGTTTTAAAGAAAGGTAACTGTTATCCAAGGTTATGGATTACTCATCAAACACCATTATAATGCAGGGAGTCAGCCATTACAACGGGCACCGTACAGAGCTGGCAGCATTCCAGTTATTTAGCAGGAAAAGGCCAAGAATGTGCTAGAACTACCTAGCTTGTTCATATTTTTAGCCATCACTACAGACCTTGAGGCAGAAAGTACAGAAATGAAGATGTAATACAAACTTTGGTAATAATGCGTGCTTTTCAGAACGCTCTTACGCCAGCTCTAAATTTTCAACCTGAACAAAAAATACATATGAAGTTAGGCAGGCCGTCATAAGATAGGAACATCTTTTGAAATATGGAACTACTACAATAGTAGTAATCACCGGGTGGTTAACATTCCTCTTTTAACTTCTGCAATTCCTAtgtatcttaaaaacaaaagcaatatatTTGCAACTTTAAACATTAACCAGGAAGGCAATTACTCAACAGATGGTCAAGAAGCAACCAATTGGTTTACGAAGCAGAGAAGCAGCAGGTAACCGGTAAGGAAAAGGCTGAGCGGTCAGTTGGCGAAACATGCGGGACAACTGCGGTAAACTGAGGCACGAGAATAAAAGCTTTTCTACAGACTTTATCTGGATTGCTCCAAGCCCCTCCACGCCCTCGTGAGCTCAGGCCACCAGCTCCTCACCGCAGCACTGCGTACACGCACCAGCTCCCTGTGTCCGCCGCCATCTTAGCCCACCCTCCCCCTCGCAGCCCGGAAGCGCTTGCCTGTTCTACTATTCTATTGGCTCCTGAGAGAGCGTGCGCTGTTAGCCACGCCCCCTATTCACACGCCTTCCTGCAGGTAGCCAAATAGCCGCTTCCCACAGGCGGAGCGGGGCGGGGCGCACACGGGTCCATCCCACTTGGGCCACACCACTGCGGTGGTGGGCGGGGGGGCGTGGCTTGTGATGGACAGCCGGCTCTCCCGCCCCTCCTACCTCGCTCGCCCCTCCGGTCCGGTAGCCCCCTTGAGGgcaccccgccccgcccccaccacAGCGCTGGCAGCCGGTTGGGACCCAATGGGAGGTCCAGGCGGGCGGCGAGCTAATCTTCCAGTACAGATTCCGCTCTTTCAGAAGTGTCGGCGAGTCCCCAGCGGCCGCAGTAGCGGGACGCTGGGTGGAGAGGGGGCTGCGCAGGAGCGGGCGCCCTGGGACTGTGGTCCCAGCTGCACCCGGTTCGCAGCGCACGGCGGACCTCGCTGTCCCGATTCCGCAGCTCCGGGGCTGGGAGATCTGAGCCCTGAGTTCCCCAGGAACCACGGATGCGCGTCTTCGCGCCTCCTCTCCCTGGCTTGTAAAGTCGCTCTTCCCTCCCCCGACCAGGTGACCTTTGGGCTCGGGGATGGATCCCAGGAAGAAGTTGGCGTTTGTGGGGACAATGCCTGAACAGGAGAGAAAGGTCACAGCCAAAGAGGCCAGTCGGAAAGTAAGTTTCCTTCCCCGGACCGCAGCGTGTACGCACCTGCCCGAAGCGCAATTTTCCTCTGTTCCTCCAGTACTCGTGACTGAGGACACGTACCCCCGAGAATCCAGCTCAAGGAGTGGCTTGGGCGGAAAGCCCTCTAGATCAAGGGTGCCACTCGCCAGCCCTCTGGTGTTCAACCGTGTCGAGCCTAGCACTTTCCCTGGTCGTGGTGTTGCTGTGAAAAAACTCTGGTTGCGCCTAGGAGTGCTAATGCCTGGCTAATGCCTGGCTAATGCCTGGCTTCTCAAACGGTCTACATCCAAGTCCTGTAGCTTAAAGGCGTTCATTTTAATAATACAAGCGGTTAATTAATGCAGTCCCTTAAAGATGCACACAGCACAGAAATATTTAGCTCGAGAAAATCAGGTCTCtttttcagttcttttcttcATGTGCGTCTCCAATGAGCAAATACTGAAACTTGTAGGTCGCGGGCATGTGAAGAATTCTTGAAGATTTGtgtgttgttttaaaatattttgtcttgCCTAATTGaaatcacttttttcttttttctttcatgtagctgTATTTTGGAGATTGTTTCTCAGAGTGTCATAGCTGTTGATGGTTCCCCTCGTGGGTGGCCATGGCGGTCGCTTACTTTCATTCCCTGTTGACATGATCTTTGCACTTGAattgttagagagagagagagagagagagagagagagagagagagagagagagagagagagagagtgtgtgtgtgtgtgtgtgtgtgtgatggaggtCAGGGGCATCTTGCTGGACTTAGTGCTCATTTTCTACCTGTGtatcctggggactgaactcaggtcatcaggcttaaaagcaagtgcctttacccagtgAGTCATCTTGCCTTACTTGtacttgaattaaaaaaatatgtgtgtgtgtatgtatgtatgtatgtatgtatgtatgtatgtatctatgtatgtgtatatgggaaagaaaggggaggggaagagactCTGGGTCCAGAGGTAAGCAGAAGACGTTCAGGAGTTGGTTTTTCCCTCCTTTCagcaaacttaggtcctcaggctTCATGATGGTGcctccacccactgagccattcagCTGGTCTTATACTTGGTCATTAATGTAGAATTTAATACTGCGAGTATTGCTTTAGGTCTGGATTGCTGGACTGGAGCTTGCTCCTTTTGTACAGGTCTCTGAAATGAATTAATCCAGCAGTTTTATTGAGCGTCCCTTGTTAGTGAAATTCATTTAGCCTCTGGTGTGTAGAAATGAAAGGAGTGTAGGTTAATCGGCAGGGAGAGAGTTTGCTGAGTAGGTAATTCTTAGAGTGGGAAGACAGCCCACACAGGGTAGGGGTGGCCAGAGCAGAAAAGGAGATGCTCGGCCTATCTCTGGCAGTGTCCCCACGAGAGAGTAAAGTCTTTATCTAATCAGGTCAAACTCAAGACCTGCTCCTCTCCTTGAAAGCAGTTGGTTAACCGCCCTGGCTCACGTTGGCCTCACCAACTTCTGAAGTACACTGATAATGGCTTTAGGCAAAGTCACTGAACCTACTATGCTCGTGATGTTGTACTGGTTTATACTCCCGTGTGTTCACTCTCTCATTCAGTTCTTACGACCCATGCTGCTTTGTCTTTATTCTGTTTTTGCAGTACTGAAAGTCAAACCCACAGTCTTGTGCTCATGAATGCTTTGATGCAGATTTTTGTTTTAACTCTGTGCCCAGGACCAACCTAGGGCCTCTTAGCATTCCATTAGCGACTATGTCCCCGGTCCCAGCCTAATATTAACCATTTTGTCCCTGCTGTTCAGCACATGGTTTTATTTTGGATATTGTTTGAGAAATGCAAAGGTCTGCGGATCCAGCTATAACTTGAGATGTTTCCTTTAGACTTTCTTATAGAATAGTATAGGAGTGTTGAGTGTAAACAACAGGGTAGGTGTTGGGGGCACAGCGCCTTTACTCATAGAGAAGCACTAAGAGAACAGAACTGTTAATCAAGCTGGGCTGTCTTTGCTATTGCAGAGGCAGACTCACCTACCTTCCGCTATAGGGGTAGACCTCACCAAATTCCTTAGAACGATTATCTCAGATTCTTCCCTCCCTAGACCATTATCTACCTTTAGGGGAGATGTCAGGAGTACTTTATGGCCTGCTGACTTCTACCATCCTATGAAAACCACACTAGATCCTAGGCCTTTTGGCTATAGAAGCGCCTTTGTGGT
Coding sequences within it:
- the Alg11 gene encoding GDP-Man:Man(3)GlcNAc(2)-PP-Dol alpha-1,2-mannosyltransferase isoform X1, with the translated sequence MVVAFFHPYCNAGGGGERVLWCALRALQKKYPDAVYVVYTGDIHVSGQQILEGAFRRFNIKLVHPVQFVFLRKRYLVEDSRYPHFTLLGQSLGSILLGWEALMQRVPDVYIDSMGYAFTLPLFKYVGGCRVGSYVHYPTISTDMLSVVKNQNPGFNNAAFISRNALLSKAKLIYYYLFAFVYGLVGSCSDIVMVNSSWTLNHILSLWKVGHCTNIVYPPCDVQTFLDIPLHEKKVTPGHLLVSIGQFRPEKNHALQIKAFAKLLNEKAAESRHSLKLVLIGGCRNKDDEFRVNQLRRLSENLGVQENVEFKINISFDELKNYLSEATIGLHTMWNEHFGIGVVECMAAGTIILAHNSGGPKLDIVIPHEGQITGFLAESEEGYAETMAHILSLSPEKRLRIRETARASLSRFSDQEFEVAFLCSVGKLLT
- the Alg11 gene encoding GDP-Man:Man(3)GlcNAc(2)-PP-Dol alpha-1,2-mannosyltransferase, translated to MAADTGSWCVYAVLRFFYSLFFPGLIICGVLCVYLVIGLWVIRRHLQRKKKSASTSKNGKDQMVVAFFHPYCNAGGGGERVLWCALRALQKKYPDAVYVVYTGDIHVSGQQILEGAFRRFNIKLVHPVQFVFLRKRYLVEDSRYPHFTLLGQSLGSILLGWEALMQRVPDVYIDSMGYAFTLPLFKYVGGCRVGSYVHYPTISTDMLSVVKNQNPGFNNAAFISRNALLSKAKLIYYYLFAFVYGLVGSCSDIVMVNSSWTLNHILSLWKVGHCTNIVYPPCDVQTFLDIPLHEKKVTPGHLLVSIGQFRPEKNHALQIKAFAKLLNEKAAESRHSLKLVLIGGCRNKDDEFRVNQLRRLSENLGVQENVEFKINISFDELKNYLSEATIGLHTMWNEHFGIGVVECMAAGTIILAHNSGGPKLDIVIPHEGQITGFLAESEEGYAETMAHILSLSPEKRLRIRETARASLSRFSDQEFEVAFLCSVGKLLT